From a single Sparus aurata chromosome 13, fSpaAur1.1, whole genome shotgun sequence genomic region:
- the tbc1d8b gene encoding TBC1 domain family member 8B isoform X2, with the protein MWLKPEEILLKNAFKLWVTEKDNEYFVLQRRRGYGEGGGGLTGLLVGTLDTVLDSTSKVAPFRILHHTPDSQVYWSIACGVTKEEIVQHWDWLQQNIMRTLSVFDSSEDITSFVQGKIRGLIAEEGKTSLVLEEDPEKFREALLRFEKWFELPQEEKLVTYYSCSYWKGKVPCQGWLYLSTNFLCFYSYLLGSEIKLVISWDEVWRLEKTSNVLLTESIHVLAHGEDHYFSMLLHLNETFVIMEQLADYSIKRLFDKEAFQREPALSDPLQITKRGLEAHAKSDQFRTFFRLPKEENLLEVHESFLWVPFSHYNTLGKICLSENYLCFASQDGSQCHVIIPMREVVNVEKPDSSSRALTVCVRGKRALRFSEVRDYQRLANTIRSRCGISASPQHSASTEAIRGECQSLINHFEDNPEDVTLMVGQKDSSKAVSTEALMTVFHPQDVENLDPKMLKEKMKEQSWNIHFSEYGRGTSMFFTRKTRDLIVRGVPEALRGELWMLFSGAVNDMATHPGYYTELVEQSLGTSTLATDEIERDLHRSLPEHPAFQSDTGISALRRVLTAYAYRNPKIGYCQAMNILTSVLLLYAKEEEAFWLLVAVCERMLPDYFNRRIIGALVDQAVFEDLIRENLPQLVEHMTDLSFFSSVSLSWFLTLFISVLPIESAVNVVDCFFYDGIKAILQLGLAVLDYNMEALISCHDDAEAVTILNKFFDSVTNKDSPLPPTVQQASVGNNDKTSHPKVDISELIREAYEKYGNIRSEEVESSRKRNKLYVIQTLEDTTKQNVIRVVSQEVRFTAAQLDELYNLFKRQHFRCCYWTMKSPALLHHDPSLAYLEQYQLGFQQFSVLFSLLEPWAFCSTKSPLSLWIFRLIDENQDGLVNFKEFCCALDTLHNGSFTNKLKFLFKLHLPPAFDLPVDGVIRKSPERGRGKVDLQAYLKQWQNEILKKEETIKDLPRIDQTQFIQFSKTLYNIFHGDPEEESLYRAVAHVTSLLLRMEEVGRRLQEPRSPPESTKPASTADSPAAAAAEEEEEDESSPKEAPTTPESSTTTGSHDSQDAGPDLTETEWSFSFEQVLASLLNEPSLVSFFERPVDVHAKLGQAKVAQLKLKANK; encoded by the exons ATGTGGCTCAAACCGGAAGAGATCCTGCTGAAAAACGCGTTTAAATTATGGGTCACCGAGAAGGATAACGAGTATTTCGTACTGCAAAGGAGACGAGGGTACGGAGAAGGTGGAGGCGGGctgacag GCCTCCTGGTGGGAACTCTGGACACTGTGTTGGACTCAACATCCAAAGTTGCTCCCTTCCGCATCCTGCACCACACACCAGACTCACAAGTATATTGGTCGATAGCATGCG GTGTCACCAAAGAGGAAATCGTTCAGCACTGGGATTGGCTGCAGCAGAACATCATGAGGACGCTTTCTGTTTTCGACTCCAGTGAAGACATCACCAGCTTCGTACAGGGCAAGATTAGA GGTCTTATCGCTGAGGAAGGGAAGACGTCCCTGGTGCTGGAGGAAGATCCCGAGAAGTTCCGAGAGGCACTTTTGAGGTTTGAGAAGTGGTTTGAGCTGCCTCAGGAGGAAAAACTGGTCACGTATTACTCGTGCAGCTACTGGAAAGGCAAAGTGCCCTGCCAAGGCTGGCTCTACCTCAGCACGAACTTCTTGTGCTTCTATTCATACCTGCTGGGATCTGAGA TAAAACTGGTCATCTCCTGGGACGAGGTGTGGAGGCTGGAGAAAACCTCCAACGTTCTCCTGACCGAGAGCATCCACGTCCTGGCTCACGGGGAGGATCACTACTTCTCCATGCTGCTGCACCTCAACGAGACCTTTGTCATCATGGAGCAGCTGGCCGACTACTCCATCAAGCGCCTTTTTGATAAAGAGGCCTTCCAGAGAGAGCCGGCGCTCTCCGACCCCCTGCAAATCACCAAGAG AGGCCTAGAGGCTCACGCAAAGAGCGACCAGTTCCGGACGTTTTTCAGGCTCCCCAAAGAGGAAAACCTGTTGGAGGTGCACGAGAGTTTCCTGTGGGTGCCCTTCAGCCACTACAACACCCTTGGAAAGATCTGCCTGTCTGAGAACTACCTGTGTTTCGCCAGCCAGGACGGAAGCCAGTGCCATGTCATCATTCCAATGCGAGAG GTTGTGAATGTGGAGAAACCAGACTCCAGCAGCAGGGCGCTGACGGTGTGCGTGCGTGGCAAGAGGGCGCTGCGTTTCTCCGAGGTGCGGGACTACCAGCGGCTCGCCAACACAATCCGGAGCAGGTGTGGGATCAGTGCCAGCCCTCAGCACTCTGCTTCAACAGAG GCAATCCGAGGTGAGTGCCAGTCACTCATCAACCACTTCGAGGACAACCCCGAAGACGTAACGCTGATGGTGGGGCAGAAAGACAGCAGCAAGGCTGTGAGCACCGAGGCTCTCATGACTGTTTTCCACCCCCAGGATGTCGAAAACCTTGACCCCAAAATG cttaAAGAAAAGATGAAGGAGCAGTCGTGGAACATCCATTTCTCGGAGTACGGACGCGGCACGAGTATGTTCTTCACCAGGAAGACACGAGACTTGATTGTCCGCGGTGTTCCTGAGGCCTTGAGAGGAGAGCTGTGGATGCTGTTTTCAG GAGCCGTAAACGACATGGCCACTCACCCCGGCTATTACACCGAGCTGGTGGAACAGTCTCTGGGCACGAGCACTTTGGCTACAGATGAAATAGAGAGAGACTTGCACCGCTCTCTGCCAGAGCACCCTGCCTTTCAGAGCGACACAGGAATCTCCGCTCTACGCAGAGTCCTCACTGCCTATGCATACAGGAACCCCAAAATTGGATACTGCCAG GCCATGAACATTCTCACCTCAGTCCTCCTGCTCTACGCAAAAGAAGAGGAGGCTTTCTGGCTCTTAGTAGCCGTTTGCGAGAGGATGCTGCCAGATTACTTTAACCGCCGGATTATTG GCGCTTTGGTCGACCAGGCGGTGTTCGAGGATCTGATTCGGGAAAACCTCCCCCAGCTGGTGGAGCACATGACGGACCTGAGTTTCTTCTCGTCCGTGTCTTTGTCCTGGTTTCTCACGCTCTTCATCAGCGTCCTGCCCATAGAAAGCGCCGTGAACGTGGTGGACTGTTTCTTCTACGATGGCATCAAAGCCATCCTGCAGCTCGGCCTGGCGGTGCTGGACTACAACATGGAGGCTCTGATCAGCTGCCACGACGACGCCGAGGCTGTCACCATCCTCAACAA ATTCTTTGATAGCGTCACAAACAAAGACAGCCCACTGCCTCCAACAGTGCAGCAAGCCTCAGTGGGAAATAACGATAAAACATCCCACCCCAAGGTGGACATCAGCGAGCTGATCCGAGAGGCCTACGAG AAATATGGAAATATCCGTTCAGAGGAAGTCGAGAGTTCACggaagagaaacaaactgtACGTGATCCAGACACTGGAGGATACGACCAAGCAAAATGTT ATCCGGGTGGTGTCCCAAGAAGTCAGATTCACTGCCGCCCAGCTTGATGAGCTTTACAACTTGTTCAAA aggCAACATTTCCGCTGTTGCTACTGGACAATGAAGAGCCCGGCTCTGCTCCATCATGACCCCAGCCTGGCCTATTTGGAGCAGTACCAGTTGGGTTTCCAGCAGTTTAGTGTGCTCTTCTCCCTGCTGGAGCCCTGGGCTTTCTGCTCCACCAAGAGCCCCCTCTCCCTCTGGATCTTTCGCCTGATAGACGAGAACCAGGATGGCCTCGTCAACTTTAAAGAGTTCTGCTGCGCCCTCG ATACTTTGCACAACGGATCTTTCACAAATAAGCTGAAATTCCTCTTCAAGCTACACCTGCCACCAG CGTTCGATCTTCCTGTGGACGGTGTGATAAGAAAAAGCCCTGAGAGAG GCAGAGGAAAAGTGGACCTGCAGGCCTACCTGAAACAGTGGCAGAATGAAATACTGAAGAAAGAGGAAACCATCAAGGACCTGCCTCGAATTGATCAG ACTCAGTTCATCCAGTTTTCCAAGACCCTGTACAACATATTTCACGGCGATCCAGAGGAGGAGTCTCTGTACCGAGCTGTGGCTCACGTCACCAGCCTCCTCCtgaggatggaggaggtgggACGGAGGCTGCAGGAACCAAGAAGCCCCCCTGAGTCAACAAAGCCCGCCAGCACCGCtgattctcctgctgctgccgctgcggaggaggaggaggaggatgagtcTTCACCCAAAGAAGCTCCCACCACCCCAGAGAGCTCCACCACC
- the tbc1d8b gene encoding TBC1 domain family member 8B isoform X1, protein MWLKPEEILLKNAFKLWVTEKDNEYFVLQRRRGYGEGGGGLTGLLVGTLDTVLDSTSKVAPFRILHHTPDSQVYWSIACGVTKEEIVQHWDWLQQNIMRTLSVFDSSEDITSFVQGKIRGLIAEEGKTSLVLEEDPEKFREALLRFEKWFELPQEEKLVTYYSCSYWKGKVPCQGWLYLSTNFLCFYSYLLGSEIKLVISWDEVWRLEKTSNVLLTESIHVLAHGEDHYFSMLLHLNETFVIMEQLADYSIKRLFDKEAFQREPALSDPLQITKRGLEAHAKSDQFRTFFRLPKEENLLEVHESFLWVPFSHYNTLGKICLSENYLCFASQDGSQCHVIIPMREVVNVEKPDSSSRALTVCVRGKRALRFSEVRDYQRLANTIRSRCGISASPQHSASTEAIRGECQSLINHFEDNPEDVTLMVGQKDSSKAVSTEALMTVFHPQDVENLDPKMLKEKMKEQSWNIHFSEYGRGTSMFFTRKTRDLIVRGVPEALRGELWMLFSGAVNDMATHPGYYTELVEQSLGTSTLATDEIERDLHRSLPEHPAFQSDTGISALRRVLTAYAYRNPKIGYCQAMNILTSVLLLYAKEEEAFWLLVAVCERMLPDYFNRRIIGALVDQAVFEDLIRENLPQLVEHMTDLSFFSSVSLSWFLTLFISVLPIESAVNVVDCFFYDGIKAILQLGLAVLDYNMEALISCHDDAEAVTILNKFFDSVTNKDSPLPPTVQQASVGNNDKTSHPKVDISELIREAYEKYGNIRSEEVESSRKRNKLYVIQTLEDTTKQNVIRVVSQEVRFTAAQLDELYNLFKRQHFRCCYWTMKSPALLHHDPSLAYLEQYQLGFQQFSVLFSLLEPWAFCSTKSPLSLWIFRLIDENQDGLVNFKEFCCALDTLHNGSFTNKLKFLFKLHLPPAFTGSPLHAKEERIPHFIPVTEDSSHLSRLTAFDLPVDGVIRKSPERGRGKVDLQAYLKQWQNEILKKEETIKDLPRIDQTQFIQFSKTLYNIFHGDPEEESLYRAVAHVTSLLLRMEEVGRRLQEPRSPPESTKPASTADSPAAAAAEEEEEDESSPKEAPTTPESSTTTGSHDSQDAGPDLTETEWSFSFEQVLASLLNEPSLVSFFERPVDVHAKLGQAKVAQLKLKANK, encoded by the exons ATGTGGCTCAAACCGGAAGAGATCCTGCTGAAAAACGCGTTTAAATTATGGGTCACCGAGAAGGATAACGAGTATTTCGTACTGCAAAGGAGACGAGGGTACGGAGAAGGTGGAGGCGGGctgacag GCCTCCTGGTGGGAACTCTGGACACTGTGTTGGACTCAACATCCAAAGTTGCTCCCTTCCGCATCCTGCACCACACACCAGACTCACAAGTATATTGGTCGATAGCATGCG GTGTCACCAAAGAGGAAATCGTTCAGCACTGGGATTGGCTGCAGCAGAACATCATGAGGACGCTTTCTGTTTTCGACTCCAGTGAAGACATCACCAGCTTCGTACAGGGCAAGATTAGA GGTCTTATCGCTGAGGAAGGGAAGACGTCCCTGGTGCTGGAGGAAGATCCCGAGAAGTTCCGAGAGGCACTTTTGAGGTTTGAGAAGTGGTTTGAGCTGCCTCAGGAGGAAAAACTGGTCACGTATTACTCGTGCAGCTACTGGAAAGGCAAAGTGCCCTGCCAAGGCTGGCTCTACCTCAGCACGAACTTCTTGTGCTTCTATTCATACCTGCTGGGATCTGAGA TAAAACTGGTCATCTCCTGGGACGAGGTGTGGAGGCTGGAGAAAACCTCCAACGTTCTCCTGACCGAGAGCATCCACGTCCTGGCTCACGGGGAGGATCACTACTTCTCCATGCTGCTGCACCTCAACGAGACCTTTGTCATCATGGAGCAGCTGGCCGACTACTCCATCAAGCGCCTTTTTGATAAAGAGGCCTTCCAGAGAGAGCCGGCGCTCTCCGACCCCCTGCAAATCACCAAGAG AGGCCTAGAGGCTCACGCAAAGAGCGACCAGTTCCGGACGTTTTTCAGGCTCCCCAAAGAGGAAAACCTGTTGGAGGTGCACGAGAGTTTCCTGTGGGTGCCCTTCAGCCACTACAACACCCTTGGAAAGATCTGCCTGTCTGAGAACTACCTGTGTTTCGCCAGCCAGGACGGAAGCCAGTGCCATGTCATCATTCCAATGCGAGAG GTTGTGAATGTGGAGAAACCAGACTCCAGCAGCAGGGCGCTGACGGTGTGCGTGCGTGGCAAGAGGGCGCTGCGTTTCTCCGAGGTGCGGGACTACCAGCGGCTCGCCAACACAATCCGGAGCAGGTGTGGGATCAGTGCCAGCCCTCAGCACTCTGCTTCAACAGAG GCAATCCGAGGTGAGTGCCAGTCACTCATCAACCACTTCGAGGACAACCCCGAAGACGTAACGCTGATGGTGGGGCAGAAAGACAGCAGCAAGGCTGTGAGCACCGAGGCTCTCATGACTGTTTTCCACCCCCAGGATGTCGAAAACCTTGACCCCAAAATG cttaAAGAAAAGATGAAGGAGCAGTCGTGGAACATCCATTTCTCGGAGTACGGACGCGGCACGAGTATGTTCTTCACCAGGAAGACACGAGACTTGATTGTCCGCGGTGTTCCTGAGGCCTTGAGAGGAGAGCTGTGGATGCTGTTTTCAG GAGCCGTAAACGACATGGCCACTCACCCCGGCTATTACACCGAGCTGGTGGAACAGTCTCTGGGCACGAGCACTTTGGCTACAGATGAAATAGAGAGAGACTTGCACCGCTCTCTGCCAGAGCACCCTGCCTTTCAGAGCGACACAGGAATCTCCGCTCTACGCAGAGTCCTCACTGCCTATGCATACAGGAACCCCAAAATTGGATACTGCCAG GCCATGAACATTCTCACCTCAGTCCTCCTGCTCTACGCAAAAGAAGAGGAGGCTTTCTGGCTCTTAGTAGCCGTTTGCGAGAGGATGCTGCCAGATTACTTTAACCGCCGGATTATTG GCGCTTTGGTCGACCAGGCGGTGTTCGAGGATCTGATTCGGGAAAACCTCCCCCAGCTGGTGGAGCACATGACGGACCTGAGTTTCTTCTCGTCCGTGTCTTTGTCCTGGTTTCTCACGCTCTTCATCAGCGTCCTGCCCATAGAAAGCGCCGTGAACGTGGTGGACTGTTTCTTCTACGATGGCATCAAAGCCATCCTGCAGCTCGGCCTGGCGGTGCTGGACTACAACATGGAGGCTCTGATCAGCTGCCACGACGACGCCGAGGCTGTCACCATCCTCAACAA ATTCTTTGATAGCGTCACAAACAAAGACAGCCCACTGCCTCCAACAGTGCAGCAAGCCTCAGTGGGAAATAACGATAAAACATCCCACCCCAAGGTGGACATCAGCGAGCTGATCCGAGAGGCCTACGAG AAATATGGAAATATCCGTTCAGAGGAAGTCGAGAGTTCACggaagagaaacaaactgtACGTGATCCAGACACTGGAGGATACGACCAAGCAAAATGTT ATCCGGGTGGTGTCCCAAGAAGTCAGATTCACTGCCGCCCAGCTTGATGAGCTTTACAACTTGTTCAAA aggCAACATTTCCGCTGTTGCTACTGGACAATGAAGAGCCCGGCTCTGCTCCATCATGACCCCAGCCTGGCCTATTTGGAGCAGTACCAGTTGGGTTTCCAGCAGTTTAGTGTGCTCTTCTCCCTGCTGGAGCCCTGGGCTTTCTGCTCCACCAAGAGCCCCCTCTCCCTCTGGATCTTTCGCCTGATAGACGAGAACCAGGATGGCCTCGTCAACTTTAAAGAGTTCTGCTGCGCCCTCG ATACTTTGCACAACGGATCTTTCACAAATAAGCTGAAATTCCTCTTCAAGCTACACCTGCCACCAG CTTTCACAGGTAGTCCTTTGCACGCAAAGGAAGAAAGAATCCCGCACTTTATTCCAGTGACTGAAGACTCTTCTCACTTGAGTAGACTCACTG CGTTCGATCTTCCTGTGGACGGTGTGATAAGAAAAAGCCCTGAGAGAG GCAGAGGAAAAGTGGACCTGCAGGCCTACCTGAAACAGTGGCAGAATGAAATACTGAAGAAAGAGGAAACCATCAAGGACCTGCCTCGAATTGATCAG ACTCAGTTCATCCAGTTTTCCAAGACCCTGTACAACATATTTCACGGCGATCCAGAGGAGGAGTCTCTGTACCGAGCTGTGGCTCACGTCACCAGCCTCCTCCtgaggatggaggaggtgggACGGAGGCTGCAGGAACCAAGAAGCCCCCCTGAGTCAACAAAGCCCGCCAGCACCGCtgattctcctgctgctgccgctgcggaggaggaggaggaggatgagtcTTCACCCAAAGAAGCTCCCACCACCCCAGAGAGCTCCACCACC